One Brassica napus cultivar Da-Ae chromosome A1, Da-Ae, whole genome shotgun sequence genomic region harbors:
- the LOC106365406 gene encoding oleoyl-acyl carrier protein thioesterase 1, chloroplastic-like has translation MHIEIYRYPAWGDVVEIETWCQSEGRIGTRRDWILKDIANAEVTGRATRLAFPEEENNRSLKKIPTLEDLAKYSIIGLKPRRADLDMNHHVNNFTYIGWILESILKRL, from the exons ATGCACATTGAGATCTACAGATATCCAGCTTg GGGTGATGTGGTTGAGATAGAGACATGGTGTCAGAGTGAAGGAAGGATCGGGACAAGGCGTGATTGGATTCTTAAGGACATTGCTAACGCTGAAGTCACTGGCCGTGCTACTAG ATTAGCATTTCCTGAGGAGGAAAATAACAGAAGCTTGAAGAAAATCCCCACACTCGAAGATCTAGCCAAGTACTCAATCATTGGACTAAAg CCAAGACGAGCTGATCTCGACATGAACCATCATGTCAATAATTTCACCTATATTGGATGGATTCTTGAG AGCATACTCAAGAGATTGTAG